A genomic segment from Streptomyces antibioticus encodes:
- a CDS encoding response regulator transcription factor: protein MIRVLLADDQSLVRAGFRALLDAQSDIEVAGEAADGDEAVRLVRALRPDVVLMDIRMPVLDGLAATRRITDDETLAEVRVVMLTTFELDEYVFEAIRSGASGFLVKDTEPDELLRAVRAVVAGDALLSPGVTRRLIAEFAARSKEPAAATELNRLTEREREVMALVGIGLSNEEIARRLVVSPLTAKTHVSRTMVKLGARDRAQLVVLAYESGLVRPGWLG from the coding sequence GTGATCCGCGTTCTGCTGGCCGACGACCAGTCGCTCGTCCGGGCGGGCTTCCGGGCGCTGCTCGACGCGCAGTCCGACATCGAGGTGGCCGGGGAGGCCGCCGACGGCGACGAGGCGGTGCGCCTGGTGCGGGCCCTGCGGCCGGACGTCGTCCTGATGGACATCCGGATGCCCGTGCTCGACGGGCTCGCCGCCACCCGCCGGATCACCGACGACGAGACGCTCGCCGAGGTGAGGGTGGTCATGCTCACCACCTTCGAACTCGACGAGTACGTCTTCGAGGCGATCCGCTCCGGTGCCTCGGGCTTCCTGGTGAAGGACACCGAACCCGACGAACTCCTGCGCGCCGTAAGGGCGGTGGTGGCCGGGGACGCGCTGCTGTCGCCCGGCGTGACGCGCCGGCTCATCGCGGAGTTCGCCGCCCGCTCCAAAGAGCCCGCCGCGGCGACTGAGTTGAACCGGCTGACCGAACGGGAGCGGGAGGTGATGGCGCTGGTCGGCATCGGCCTGTCCAACGAGGAGATCGCCCGCCGCCTGGTCGTCAGCCCGCTCACCGCCAAGACCCACGTCAGCCGCACCATGGTGAAGCTGGGCGCCCGCGACCGGGCTCAACTGGTCGTCCTCGCCTACGAGTCGGGG